GAAGATGGCCTGATGCTCGGTAAAGGTTGGCTGCTTGGCCAAAACAGCCCTTCCAAGCTGGTGCGGCTGATCAATGGCATGGGTGCCGCGAACTGGTTCATGTATCAGTTGCTGCTCCAGGGTCGCGAAGGAAAGCCGAACCCGGAACTGGGTCTCTTCACTGCATTTCGCCGCCTTCAGGCCGATGACAATGCGGCAGGAAAAGCACTGCAGCGCTAAGCGTTCTCTGTGATAGGCTCCCGTCAGATTTTGAGAATGACGGGAGCCCCAGATGAGCCAAGCAGCTGTAAACGAGAACGATCAGGCGCACGAGTGCTTCGACGTAAGTATTGAAAACCACATCGCCCACGTTCAATTGGCCCGGCCCGAAGTGGCCAATGCCATGAACAAACCGTTCTGGAACGAGCTGCCAGCCATCATCCGCGATATTGACGAAAGTGCCCGCGCCCGGGTGATTGTCATCTCCGCGCTGGGCAAGCATTTCTCCGCCGGCATGGATCTTTCTGTTTTCGCAGGCGGACCAGACCAGAGCCATATCGAGGCGGGCCGTCGTCGCGAACGCATGATGCAGACGGTCCTCATGCTGCAAAAGACTTTCTCTTGTTTGGAAGAAGCGCGCATGCCTGTGCTCGCGGCCATCAATGGTGCCTGTGTCGGCGGGGGCATGGATTTCACCAGCGCTGCGGACATGCGTTACTGCACCAAAGATGCATTCTTCTGCATTGCAGAAATCAACATCGGCATGACCGCTGATGTCGGTACCTTCCCGCGCATGGGCTATGTCATGCCGCAAGGCCTCGTGCGAGAAATGGCCTTCACAGGTCGGCGCATGTATGCCGATGAAGCCAAAGCCTGTGGCTTTGTGAACGAAGTGTTTGAGAGCCATGATGACATGATGACGGCCGTCATGGGCCACGCTGCGGACATCGCCGCTAAGTCGCCATTGGCCATGTGGGGTTCAAAAGAAATGCTGAACTATGGTCGCGACCATTCGGTAGGCGACGCGCTGAAGCATATCGCCGTTTGGCAGACCGGCATGTTCCAGCCGGGTGATATGGCTGAAAGCTTCACTGCGCAGCAGGAAAAGCGGGATGCAGAGTTTCAGGAACTCATGCCCATCCCCAAAGGCTTTAAAGACCTGTAGGCCTACCTGGCGCCCAGCACTTTCCAGAGGCTGGTGGCGGACATCATCGGTTCGTTCCCAACCGATATGGCACCTTCGACAAAGAGGATGGACCGTGTCTTGCGCGTGAAGCGGGCACGACATTCCACCAACTCGCCAAACTTCGGGAAGCGCAAAAAACTCACCTGCAAAGAAAGTGTGGCGCACGGTGCGTGGTCATTGTCCCAATAGGCGGTGCATCCCATGGACGCATCGGCAAAGGTCATGAGCTGGCCCTCATGGGCATGGACACCATCATGACCCAGGTGTCGCTCATCCACACGAAAAGCAACAACCCGCTGGCCGTCTTCGTCGCGCTCAAAGAGCGGCCCCACGAATTTCTCAAACGGGTCAATGAGCTCCTGTGCGAAGAAGCCTTCCGGGACCGCTGCAGTCACGACGCGTCTCCAATCCGGTAGACCCCGGTCGCCGTCATCATCAGCTTGTCGTCGGCCCTGAGTTCTGCAGACGTAAAAAGCACGGTTCGTGTGCGACGGGTAATGGTGGCGGTGCCAACAACTGAAGCACCCTTTGGTCCCGGTCCGACAAAGTCACAATTGACCGAGAGCGGCGCGGTGGGCGCGCCGTCTGCCGTGGCCCGGGCCAGTTCGCCGAGCACGCCGCTTGCCAGCGTCATCATCATGCCGCCATGAATGAACCCGTCACCATTCAGATGGTGCTCATCAATTGTGAACGTAAGAGACGCACCATCATCTGAGCGCGTGTAGGAAATGGGGCCGACGTGGGTTTCAAAAGCGGATTGGGAACTCATGTGCGGGCACACTCCATCAAAAAGAAGACTAGCAGGCGGGCATCCCGATCACCCCAATCACCATTGACGCGCGGGGCCCGTTGGCGCTCTATCTACCCCGTATAGGCGTCTAGCGAAAGAGGAAGAGCAAATGGGCAGAGCGCTGTGGCAGGCACGGGGCCATATAGAAACCACAACCGGTGGGTTTTCGGTCCATGACATGACGGGCAAGACCGCCGCCTGGCTGGTGGAAGAAGGCGCGCAGGAAGGTCTTCTGAGTGTTCTCGTTCAACACACATCGGCCTCACTGGTCATTATGGAGAATGCAGATCCAGATGTGATGGCAGATCTGATGGACAGCCTGGCGCAGTTGGCACCCGAAGACCCGTTACGCTATCGCCACGGAACGGAAGGGCCCGATGATATGCCCGCGCATATACGCACAGCGCTTACGCAAACCCATTTGAGCCTGCCCGTCACAGACGGTCGGATGGATCTTGGTATGTGGCAGGGCATCTGGTTGTTGGAACACCGTGCACAGGCACAAAGGCGCACTCTCTCATTGCACTATGTGGGGGTGTAGCGCTTAATTGAGGTGGATATTGTTTCGACCCGTCTCAAAGGAGATTCCATGTCTCGTCCAACTGATCTCGTGCCGCTTCTCAATGTTGCTGATGTCGGCGCGTCCATTGAGTTCTACGAAGAACTTGGATTTGAAGTTGAGCAGAAGGTAGAGGAAGAGGGCGCCGTCATCTGGGCAAACCTACGCCACGAAGGCGGTGGCGCCTTGATGCTCAATGCCAAAGACATCATCAGCCCTTCTGACCGCGCGAAACGTCCCCACTATAGTGACACCGTCTTCTATCTCACCTACCCGTCAGCCCGCGAAATGCATGGCCGTTTGTCAGGCAGAGGCGTGAACGTCACAGAAGTCGAAAAGCAGCCTTATGGGATCGAAGAGTTTTATGTCCGTGACCCGGATGGGTATGAAATCGCGATCGGAAGTCCGATCAGCTGAAGTCAACCCTGGTCTGACACAGACAGGATAGCGGTCGCGGTCCGTACAAGGTGCGAGAGATAGTTTTCGTCTGACAGTTCTGGGACCTTCCTGCCTCGACCGAGCACATACGTGCGCTCGCACAGACTGCCAATTGAGAAGGTGATCATGTCACTCACCCGCTGGCGCCAGAGCTCATCATCTGTTGTCGCCATATGGTCGCGCATGGCGGTGATGATCTCGCCACTGGTCTTGTCATACCTGTCGCGCCAGAGATGCTGATAAGGTGCGCCATGGGCGGAGACAAGTTGCGCGAGAAGAAGCACATAGTTCCGCCAGGCAGGCTCAGCCAAAACGGCTTCGGCAAGCGGCAGAACCTGCACGTCAACCAGATCCTTGAGGATAAGGTGCTTCGCCCCTTTGGCACTTTTGATTTCGTCCCAGCGCCTGCGCCGCTCTTCATCGAGTGGGACCATCCGACGGTCTAGAATGGCCTGCAGCAGGCCTTCCTTATTCTGGAAGTAATATCCGATCGCAGATGTGTTTTTCTGTTTTGCCTTTTGATTGATATCGCGAACAGACGTTGCCTCAATCCCCTTCCAGCCCATCAGCTCTTCGCCTGCAAGCAGCAGCGCTTCGCGGGTTCGCTCCGACTTGCTGGTTCCAGATGTTTTGATGGCAGGCTTGCTCAATGTCAGTCCCAGTTAAGGTGGTCGAAGAAGGTTTGAAGTTTACCGGAATCGCCGCTGACTGACACAGCATCCCGGTCCAGTATGTTGTCCCATGCCAAGCGGGCATCAGCAAGCAGGATGAGCGAACGGTGATCAAGCGTGAGGGTCGCGTCGGGTGCCCGCAGTGCCGCCCGGTCGTGGATCATCACACCCTTGGTAAGTGTTAGTTGGAAGCTTTCCTCTCTGTCGGTTACCTGTACGGCAATGGAGATGTCTTCCTCTATGGGGCGATCAACATCGGAGCGTACCCGCAATTTGCTGATGAAAGACGAAGAGGGACCTGCCAGCGCAAGGTCAGGGATCTTCGGCTCGGTAAAAAATTCGGTAACCCGGCTGAATGCCTGTCCAAAGATGATGTTCATGCCAATGTCACCCAGCATGAGATCAGCTTCGGTCAGAAGGTAATTGCGCTCATTGGCGCTATCGCTTTGGTAGGCAATCCCTCTTAACGAATTGGCTTTGATGGAAAGCGCCTCTGAGTTGTTCTCGTCCAGGAGGAGAAGCTCAGTTGCAAGTTCTGCAGCCCACCGATAATCGCCATCATTGTAAGCAATCTCCGCCTTTTCAAGCACGCTATCTGCGCCGCCGAGTGCTTCAATAAGCTTTGAGGCACGGTCTTTGGGTGGGAGAGCAACCAGCTCCAGCGTGTCGCCTCCATACCAGCCCATTTCTTTGTTGTAGACCCCGCGCACGATCCAGCTGAGGCGATGGTAGTAGTCATCAAACTCTTCTCCGCTGGTGATGCTCGCAGGAATGCGAAGAGCGGCGGCGGTTTGTTCTGGCGTTGCGCCGGCGTCGATCTGGCGAAGTGTTTCGTCCATGATGTAACGGCCCACAAGCAGCGTGCTGTCGATCAGGGTGCTAACATTCTCAGCTCCGTTGATCGGCAGGCCATGGCCGCCCACAAGATGGGACGCCCCAAAATCACGGAAATGATTGATGCTGGCGATATAGGCTTCAGCATCCCGTCCTTTTTCATAACGCGGAGTTGAGAGGATAGGGTGGGTGCGCGTGCCGACAACCGTGTCGCCGGTGGCTAACACACCATCTTCTTCGATCCAGGCACCAATGCCATCGTCCAGATCACCCGGCGCATGGAAAAGAGTCACTGTAACGCCCCCCAGATTGATGGTGACTTGGTCGTCAAACAGGTGCGTCGGGGTGAGGTAGCTCACGGTCCCCCCAAGATGGACAACCGGTCCCCCGCCGGAGCCGACCGTTCCTTCCACACCCTCAGGCAGAATGAGGCCAAGCTGTTGCACGGCCCGCAAACGGAAAACGTCGGCTGTGGGGGACGTCACATCGCCCAGATACCGGAGCGCGTTGCGGTGGGCATAGAGGGGAATGTCATCTGCCCCCTCTGGGATGAAGGCGCGAACGCCACCGGTATGATCGCCATGCCCATGTGAGTAGGCGACACCCAAAATGGGTTTGGAAGTTCGGGCCCGCAGCGCCTTGAGCGCCAGTTCGGCTTTCTCGACCCGCATGCCTGTGTCGAAGATGAAAATCCCCTTGTCACCTTCAATCATCACAATGTTCGACATCGTGTAGCCATAGGCAACGGTCACGTGTTCCGACACGTCGATCAGCCGTGGCGGCTGAAACACAGATTGATGGGAGAGCAGCTTCTCATTCGCGCTGGCTTCGGGTCTTTCAACAGCTTCTGCAGACATAAGACCTGGGCCCAGCAGGGTAGCCAGGCTGAGCGATAGAACGGCGCGGAGGGACATGGCTTTATCTCTTTTGGTTGAAAAAATACAAATGTATTAAATTTGAGCCAAGGAAAAATGTCAAGCACCGAGGGGGAAGGGGTGCCTGACATTGGCTTTTGCGCGAAATCTGCGGTCAGATCGCTGAAGCTAAGACGTCTGTGTCTCTGTCACCGACAACATCTTCGTCTAGTTCGAGCGCCATGACGCGAGCAGGCACGCCATATTCATAAAGAGCGTCATAGACGGCGACGGCCTGGTCATCATCACCCTGGCTTCTAACGGTCACCGCGACGGCAGCATAGCTCGCTGCTTCATCAGCAAGTGCGCCGAGCGCCACGTCAGCCTCTTCCGTCAACACGGTGGCTTGGCGAGAGAAATAGACGGGCATGGTGAACCGGCCAGCCTCATCGGCATAGCCTCGTGAGAGCGGTGAATATTCGACAAGAACGGTTACAGCGTCAGGACCAGCGGTTTCCCCGGCCTGTGCACTTGTGAGGCCCGCCGCAATGCCCAAGGTTGCCAGGACCAACAGGGCACCCGCGCCAAAAGATGCGAGGGTTTCGTTGAGGGTCAGTTTGTGCCGTTTGGTCATGTCGCTCTCCAGATTCGTTTTCAGCCGCATGAACAATTTGCAGGGTGATTGGGGCTGACCAAGGGAGAGGGCAGGGCAATGCAGAGGCTGAAATGAGGTTTCTTTGCGACAGCTGCTCAAAAAATGGCAGAAATCCGTTGAAAACGAGCGCTGGAGACCCTTGGGTTTGACGCTCAATCCCCAATGTTCAGGTGTGAAACACTGCCGTTCGAAATTGATTCCCAATTGCCCCCAAGGGCGGGTATGGTGCCGCCCAATTGGTCCTTTGGCAGCGCATTCCGTAGCGACAATGATGCGGTTGCTGGCTTTTTGGCAGGAGACGTGCCAAATCAGCGGATGCTAAATGGGACAAAACAAAGTTGCTAAACAGGTTTGCAAAGCAGGGAGACCTATATGTCTAGAGAAGCAGTAATCGTATCAACCGCCCGTACCGGCCTGGCAAAAGCCGGTCGCGGTGGTTTCAACATCACACATGGTTCTGCCATGGGCGGCCACGCCATCAAGCACGCTGTTGAGCGCGCGGGTATTGAGCCAGGTGACGTTGAAGACGTCATCATGGGCTGTGGTAACCCAGAAGGCGCAACCGGCATGAATGTCGGTCGTCTGTCCGCACTGGCAGCTGGCTGCCCGGTTACCACATCTGGCACAACCGTCAACCGGTTCTGCTCATCCGGTCTTCAGACCATTGCCATGGCAGCAAACACTGTTATGAACAATGATGTGCCAATCGCTGTTGGTGCTGGTGTTGAAAGCATCTCGCTCGTTTCCATGGGCGGCATGAACACCAACAACATCACAGAAGAAAGCCTGATGTCACAGTATCCAGCTCTCTGGATGCCGATGATCGAAACAGCTGACATCGTCGCACAACGCTATGACGTGAAGCGCGACTATCAGGACGAATATGCACTTCGCTCACAGCAGCGCATTGCAGCAGCTCAGGAAGCTGGCAAGTTCGACGATGAAATCGTTCCTATGAAAACCAAAATGAAAGTGGTTGATCGGGAAACGAAGGAAGAAAGCATCGTCGACTACACAGTCACAAAAGACGAATGCAACCGTCCACAGACAAACATCGAAGGTCTGCAGAGCCTGCAGCCGGTCCGCGGCGAAGGCAACTTCGTAACGGCTGGTAACGCATCGCAGCTTTCTGATGGCGCAGCAGCTGTTGTTGTGATGGAAGCGGCTGAAGCAGCCAAGCGCGGCGCAGAGCCACTCGGCGCATTCCGCGGTTTCGCGGTTGCAGGGTGTGAGCCAGATGAAATGGGCATCGGTCCTGTTTTCGCTGTGCCACGTCTTCTGGAACGCGCTGGCCTCAAGGTTGACGATATCGACCTTTGGGAACTGAACGAAGCCTTCGCATCACAGTGCCTCTATGCACGCGACACGCTCGGCATCGACCCTGAGAAATACAACGTCAATGGCGGTTCCATCGCAATTGGTCACCCATTCGGCATGACAGGCGCCCGTTGCGTTGGTCACATTCTGCTGGAAGGCCGTCGTCGTAAGGCGGAAGGCCAGAACGTCAAATGGGGCGTTGTCACCATGTGTATCGGTGGCGGCATGGGCGCAGCAGGTCTCTTCGAGATCTTCTAAGCGTTTCCAGGAAAAGTGGTTGCCGGTTTTCCGTCCGGAAACGCGACGAGAAAACCCTATTGTGCTTTAGAATTTGAAAGGCCGGGCCCCAGGGTTCGGCCTTTTTTGTGCCCGGCCTTTTGCTATGGTGCATTTGGAAAACGAATAGAGTAGGCACATGCGGTATTTTGACGACTTCGAAGTTGGGGAACGGTGGCCGATTGAGGCGACCTACACGATGAACGAAGAGGAAATTGTCTCCTTTGCAGAGAAGTGGGACCCGCAGCCCTTCCATGTAGATAAAGACGCTGCGGAGAAATCCATCTACGGCACGCTCACCGCCTGCGGCTCTCACATTCAAAGTGTTGTGTTGCGACTGGCTCAGGGTCTGCCGCATGAAACGGCTGTCTTGGGCGCGCTCGGCTATGATGAAGTCCGCTTCCACAAAGCCGCCAAGCTGGATGATGTTCTCTCACTTACGATTGAGTGCATCGACACCAAACCGAGTTCCTCAAAGGCCGACCGGGGTGTCGTGAAAAACCGCCACATCCTGAAAAACCAGGACGGTGAAACGGTCTTCACCCAAACGACAACACTCCTGATTTCTCGGAAGACCTAGTGCCTTTTCAAGAAAAGTGCCAAACCAGAGTTGCTGGTTTTCTGTTCGAAAATGCGGCAAACAAATCAGAGCCCCAGAACCAGCTTCGCCATAATGTTCCGCTGAACCTCATTGGAGCCGCCATAGATGGAGCCTGCGCGGTTGTTGAGATAGGACGGGACGGCGATCATCGCATCGGCAGGGCCAATAGGCTCCACATTGGAGCCGGTCATGCGCGCATCCTTCTGATCAGGCGTTGCATAATACTGAATGGCTTCAACCGCGAGCTCATCGACCCGCTGACGCATCTCCGTCCCGCAGGTTTTGAGCATTGAGGAGGCAGGGCCCGGGTTTTGTCCCGACGACATGGCGGACAGAATGCGGTGTTCGGTGATCTCCAGTGCTTTGATGGCGATCTCAGTATCAGCAAGCTTGGCAGCGAAAGCCGGATCATCCATGAGCGAAGCGCCTTTTCCGCTGGCTTCCTTGGACGCAAGCGCGCGGACCTTCTGAGCGCCGATCTCAAGCCCGGGTGCAGATGAGCCGCCACGTTCAAACTCAAGTAAATATTTGGCGACCGTCCATCCGTCATTTTCTTCGCCGACACGGTTAGCAACCGGCACGCGAACGTCATCAAAGAATACCTGGTTGACCTCATGGTCACCGGCCATGGTGATGATGGGTTCCACTTTGATGCCTGGCGTATCCATGTCGATCAGGATGAAGGTAATACCTTGCTGCGGCTTGCCGGAATTGTCAGTGCGCACGAGGCAGAACATGCGGTTGGCAAACTGGGCATGGGTCGTCCATATCTTCGTGCCATTGATGACATACTCATCACTATCGCGCATCGCTTTGCATTGCAGGCTGGCAAGGTCCGAGCCAGACCCCGGTTCTGAATAGCCCTGACACCAATAATCTTCGCCGGAGAGGATGCGGGGAAGGTAGAAGTCCTTCTGTTCTTGTGTGCCGTATTTCATCAACACCGGGCCACACATGCGCAGCCCCATCGGGGCAAGATGGGGTGTTTCCGCGCGGGCACATTCTGATGCAAAAATGTATTTCTGCATGTCGGTCCAGCCGGTGCCACCATATTCTTTCGGCCAGCTGGGCGCGACCCAGCCTTTGGCGTGGAGTGCTTTGTGCCAGGGCATATTGTCGTGATAGTCGGTGAAAACACTGGTGGTGAGACGACCCGCCTCGCGCATCGTCTCCGTCAGTGTTTCATCGAGAAAGGCGCGAACCTCATCGCGAAAGGCCGCATCCTCAGGCGCAAGCGCGAGGTCCATGAATTTGCTCCCTACCGCTGAGGCTTAAAGCCCAAGCACGGCCTTTGCCATAATGTTGCGCTGAACTTCGTTTGATCCGCCAAAGATCGTGTTGGCGCGCCCGTTCATATATTTCGGCACCACCATCAACGTGTGGCCGGGCCCGACGGGGGCGACGTTCGACCCCCAGGTCCGGGCTTCCATCACGTGAGGCCCGATATAGTGGGAAATCGCTTCAACACCGAGCTCTGTGATGGTCTGCGTCATGGTCGAGCCCCGGAGCTTGATCATGGAGGCGGCAGCGCCCGGGTTCTGGCCAGACGATAGTGAAGACATGATGCGGTGTTCGGTAAACTCCACCGCCGTCACTTCGACTTCCGCTTCATCAATTTTGCGGCGGAAGGCAGGGTCATCAATAAGAGGGCTGCCTTCGTCAGAGACTTCCTGTGACGCGATGTTTTTCAGGCGGTTGAGCGCATTGCGCAGATTGGCGCCATGGGCAGAGCCACCGCGCTCAAACTCCAACAGATATTTGGCGACCGTCCAACCGTTGTTTTCTTCGCCGATGCGATTGGCCTTGGGCACGCGCACATCGTCAAAGAACACCTGGTTCACTTCATGGTCGCCGGAAATGGTGATGATGGGTTCAACGGAAATGCCAGGCAGGTCCATCGGGAAGACGATGAAAGAAATGCCCTCTTGGCGCTTACCTTCTGAACTCGTCCGCACAAGGCAGAACATGTGGTTGGCGAAATGAGCGCCAGTCGTCCAGATCTTCGTTCCGTTGATAATGTAATCGTCGCCGTCAGAAACGGCCTTGGTTTGCAAGGACGCGAGGTCAGACCCTGAACCTGGCTCAGAATAGCCCTGGCACCACCAATGGGTTCCATCGAGAATTTTGGGAAGATATTTCGCACGCTGCTCATCTGTGCCGTGACCCATAAGAGTGGGCCCAACCATGGAAAGACCCATGGAGCTGAGGCCCGGTGCGCCAGCCGCCGCGCACTCGGAAGCAAAGATGAATTTCTGCATCACACTCCAGCCGGTGCCGCCAAACTCTTTTGGCCAGCTGGGCGCTGCCCATCCACGTTCATTCAGCGTCTTCAACCATTCAACCCGCAAAGGATGATCCGTCAGGATACCGCTGGTGAGCCGCGCATGCGCTTTCAGCTGGTCGGTGAGCTTCTCATCAAGAAAGGCACGCACTTCATCACGAAAGGCAGCTTCTTCGGGTTTCATTGCCAGATCCATGGATCTCGTCTCCTCCATTTTCGGGTGGGCACTTTGGCCTCTTTTGCCAGAAGTCTAACGCACAAGGGCGAAGACACCAAAGAAGCAGTAGGAACCCTCCCTTTCGCCTTTCTGCCCTTGCGTCAAACAGATAGAGTGCGGGCAACTGAAAATCGGAGGAGATATTAAAATGGATCTAGGACTTAAAGGTAAGCGCGCGGTGATATTGGGCGGTACGCGCGGTATCGGGCGCGCGATCACCGACCTGTTGGCCGATGAAGGTGCCAATGTCGCAATTTGCGCTCGTAATCAGGAGCAGATTGACGAAGCAGTGTCCGCGCTTAAGAGCAAAGGCATCAACGCATTTGGAAAGTCTGTCGATATTGCAGATGGGCCAGCTCTTCAAGCGTGGGTCGGTGAAGCCGCAAAGGATCTCGGCGGGGTCGACATTCTTATATCCAATGCCAGTGCTTTGAGTGCCGGAAATGAAGAAGTCAACTGGAAAGCAGGCTTTGATGTAGACGTGATGGGTGCACAGCGTTCCATCACGGCAGCACTCCCCCATCTCGAAAAATCAGCAGCAGCTAGCGGCGATGCCTCCATCGTCATCATCTCGTCCGTGTCTGCGGCGGAGACCAGCCATCCCAACGCCTATGGGGCGATGAAAGCAGCACTCATCCATGTTGCGAA
The DNA window shown above is from Parvibaculaceae bacterium PLY_AMNH_Bact1 and carries:
- a CDS encoding acyl-CoA dehydrogenase family protein (Derived by automated computational analysis using gene prediction method: Protein Homology. GO_function: GO:0016627 - oxidoreductase activity, acting on the CH-CH group of donors [Evidence IEA]; GO_function: GO:0050660 - flavin adenine dinucleotide binding [Evidence IEA]), translating into MDLALAPEDAAFRDEVRAFLDETLTETMREAGRLTTSVFTDYHDNMPWHKALHAKGWVAPSWPKEYGGTGWTDMQKYIFASECARAETPHLAPMGLRMCGPVLMKYGTQEQKDFYLPRILSGEDYWCQGYSEPGSGSDLASLQCKAMRDSDEYVINGTKIWTTHAQFANRMFCLVRTDNSGKPQQGITFILIDMDTPGIKVEPIITMAGDHEVNQVFFDDVRVPVANRVGEENDGWTVAKYLLEFERGGSSAPGLEIGAQKVRALASKEASGKGASLMDDPAFAAKLADTEIAIKALEITEHRILSAMSSGQNPGPASSMLKTCGTEMRQRVDELAVEAIQYYATPDQKDARMTGSNVEPIGPADAMIAVPSYLNNRAGSIYGGSNEVQRNIMAKLVLGL
- a CDS encoding acyl-CoA dehydrogenase family protein (Derived by automated computational analysis using gene prediction method: Protein Homology. GO_function: GO:0016627 - oxidoreductase activity, acting on the CH-CH group of donors [Evidence IEA]; GO_function: GO:0050660 - flavin adenine dinucleotide binding [Evidence IEA]) is translated as MDLAMKPEEAAFRDEVRAFLDEKLTDQLKAHARLTSGILTDHPLRVEWLKTLNERGWAAPSWPKEFGGTGWSVMQKFIFASECAAAGAPGLSSMGLSMVGPTLMGHGTDEQRAKYLPKILDGTHWWCQGYSEPGSGSDLASLQTKAVSDGDDYIINGTKIWTTGAHFANHMFCLVRTSSEGKRQEGISFIVFPMDLPGISVEPIITISGDHEVNQVFFDDVRVPKANRIGEENNGWTVAKYLLEFERGGSAHGANLRNALNRLKNIASQEVSDEGSPLIDDPAFRRKIDEAEVEVTAVEFTEHRIMSSLSSGQNPGAAASMIKLRGSTMTQTITELGVEAISHYIGPHVMEARTWGSNVAPVGPGHTLMVVPKYMNGRANTIFGGSNEVQRNIMAKAVLGL
- a CDS encoding SDR family oxidoreductase (Derived by automated computational analysis using gene prediction method: Protein Homology.), with the translated sequence MDLGLKGKRAVILGGTRGIGRAITDLLADEGANVAICARNQEQIDEAVSALKSKGINAFGKSVDIADGPALQAWVGEAAKDLGGVDILISNASALSAGNEEVNWKAGFDVDVMGAQRSITAALPHLEKSAAASGDASIVIISSVSAAETSHPNAYGAMKAALIHVAKGFAKQYADKHVRCNVVSPGTVYFKGGVWHMIEENMPDVYKDAMSNNPMGRMASPEDIANATVFLSSPRSSFTTGINMVVDGAYTTRVNF